The Terracoccus luteus genome includes a region encoding these proteins:
- a CDS encoding LLM class flavin-dependent oxidoreductase, with the protein MRFGLTILPEHPWPTAVSLWREAEAMGFDHGWTFDHVTWGGLPDSPWFAALPTLAAVAATTERLTLGTFVTSPNNHHPVQLMREVLALHDISGGRFLLGLGTGGDLDSRAMGDDLTLRNRVDRFHEFTDLLDWLLSGDHVDADGEYYRARDVRTLPGPVRGADPVGVPFLVAANGPRSIRLAATRGDGWLTYGGPADTDEQWWSLVEQAAGRVTDALAAAGRTGDFPRYLNIDAGPTFTLTSADAFEDAVGRAADLGFTDVITHWPRAEGPFAGRRELLEHVASEVLPRWRSTPGAGAWATSPDAGSAR; encoded by the coding sequence GCGATGGGCTTCGACCACGGCTGGACCTTCGACCACGTCACATGGGGCGGACTGCCCGACTCGCCGTGGTTCGCCGCCCTGCCGACGCTGGCCGCCGTCGCCGCGACGACCGAGCGCCTCACCCTCGGCACCTTCGTCACCTCGCCGAACAACCACCACCCCGTGCAGCTCATGCGCGAGGTGCTCGCCCTGCACGACATCTCCGGTGGCCGTTTCCTGCTCGGCCTCGGCACCGGCGGCGACCTCGACTCGCGCGCCATGGGCGACGACCTCACCCTGCGTAACCGCGTCGACCGCTTCCACGAGTTCACCGACCTGCTCGACTGGCTGCTGTCGGGCGACCACGTCGACGCCGACGGCGAGTACTACCGCGCCCGCGACGTGCGCACCCTCCCCGGCCCGGTGCGCGGCGCCGACCCCGTGGGAGTGCCCTTCCTCGTCGCGGCCAACGGCCCGAGGTCGATCCGGCTCGCCGCCACCCGCGGCGACGGCTGGCTCACCTACGGCGGCCCCGCCGACACCGACGAGCAGTGGTGGTCGCTCGTCGAGCAGGCGGCCGGCCGCGTCACCGACGCCCTCGCGGCCGCCGGTCGCACCGGCGACTTCCCCCGCTACCTCAACATCGACGCCGGGCCCACCTTCACCCTCACGAGCGCCGACGCCTTCGAGGATGCCGTGGGGCGGGCCGCCGACCTCGGCTTCACCGACGTCATCACCCACTGGCCGCGCGCCGAGGGACCGTTCGCCGGGCGTCGCGAGCTGCTCGAGCACGTCGCGTCCGAGGTCCTGCCGCGCTGGCGGTCCACCCCGGGCGCGGGCGCCTGGGCCACGAGCCCGGATGCCGGGTCGGCTCGCTAG